CATTGCTCCCTAATGTTAGATATCTCACATTGATATGGATTCAATCCCGCATTTTTTGAGTTAACGCGGAATGTCTTTTCATGCAGCGTTGGGGAGCATGCCGCAACTACGACACGATCTAGTTTTTCCTTTTCAATAGTCTCCCTCATGAGTTTTTGACCAGGATCAGAGCACATGTAGATGTAAGTCCCTGCATATGCGACCCCTTCCATTTTAGATATCTCTTGCGCTACTTTTTCCACATCAACTGTTCCAGCAATGTTGGAACCGCAGTGACAAACAAAAACACCTACCCTGGGAGAAGAAGAGTTAGTATCCATTAAAAGTCATCTCTCTAATTTTGTACTATTCTTATAATTTATCTAAATTTAAATGTTTTGGTTATAGAATACCCCTATGCCAAATATTATTCAATAAATAAAAATTTTTCCGGATAGAATTGGCAATAATCTTATTTTACCGGATAAAATGTTCATTGTTATTTAATATAAATGAAAATTTGTATAATATTTTTATATTTATTGATTTTTTATGTATAAAGATTAATATTTTTTATACAAATGGCCAAATTATTATCGATATTTGTATAAACAATAATCTTTTTAAGGCGAAAAAACAATATGTATTCGGAACTCTCTTTTTCGGGGGATTAAATGATAGATGAAACCCTAGTAAAAAACACCGTGGTTGAACTTCTAAAGGACTCATCAACAAAGCTTCCTTTAGATGTCAAAAATGCCTTGGAGAAGGCTTATCAAATTGAGGAAGGGCCTGCAAAGGCCCAGTTAGAGGCTATACTGAAAAATATAAAAATGGCTGAGGAGTCATCAACTCCACTTTGCCAGGACACGGGTGTTCACATATTTTTTGTTAAGATTGGAGATGTAGGAAATCCTACACTTGAAAAAAGATTGCCCAGCATTATTATTGAAGGAGTTAGAGACGCTACAAAGACAGTGCCTTTAAGGCCAAATGCTGTTCATCCTCTAACAAGGAAAAATCCAGGCGACAATGTCGGGGATTACATGCCCTATGTTAATTATACCCCAATCGATTCTGATTACATAGAGATAACTGCGATGCCAAAAGGTGCAGGCAGTGAGAACATGTCAAAAGTTGCAATGCTAAATCCATCTGATGGATTGAAGGGAATAAAGAAGTTCGCTCTCGATACTGTCGTTGGAGCCGGATCCAAACCGTGCCCGCCCACCATTATTGGCCTTGGTATTGGCGGAAGTGCGGACATCTCAATAAAGCTTGCAAAGATGGCTTTACTCCGACCAATAGACGAGAGACATCCTGACCCAACTGTGGCTGCTTTAGAAAAAGAGCTTTTTGAAGCCTTTAATTCACTGGGCATTGGTGTCATGGGACTTGGTGGAAAGACTACAGTGCTTGGGGTAAATGCCGAGCTTGGATACTGCCATACTGCATCCCTTCCTGTTGCGATTAATGTCCAGTGTTGGGCTGGAAGGAAGGCTACTGCTAGAATTTACAGAGACGGGAGGGTAGAGCATCTGACCTACAAGAGGTGATAATATGGACAAGATATTAAATTTACCACTTGATGAAAAAACTGTTAGAGAGTTAAAGGTTGGAGAAACAGTTTATCTTAATGGAATCTTCTTTACTGCCCGAGATGAGGCCCACATGCATGCTCTAGAGTATGCAAAGGAAGGAAGGAAAATCCCCTATGACTTTAAAGGTGCGGCAATCTACCACTGCGGGCCGATAATGGCAAAAGAAGGAGATAAATGGAGGGCAGTTGCAGCCGGCCCCACAACATCAACTAGGATGAACTCTTTAGAGCCAGAGTTCATTGAGAAGTTTAAAGTTTCAGCGATAATTGGAAAAGGTGGCATGTCAAAACCTACTGTTGATGCAATGCAGAAGTTTGGATGCGTCTACCTTGCCATCACAGGCGGTGCTGCAGTTCTTGCCGCAAAGGGGATAAAGGAAGTCTTAGGCGTAGAGTGGTATGAGCT
This DNA window, taken from Methanofastidiosum sp., encodes the following:
- a CDS encoding fumarate hydratase, which encodes MIDETLVKNTVVELLKDSSTKLPLDVKNALEKAYQIEEGPAKAQLEAILKNIKMAEESSTPLCQDTGVHIFFVKIGDVGNPTLEKRLPSIIIEGVRDATKTVPLRPNAVHPLTRKNPGDNVGDYMPYVNYTPIDSDYIEITAMPKGAGSENMSKVAMLNPSDGLKGIKKFALDTVVGAGSKPCPPTIIGLGIGGSADISIKLAKMALLRPIDERHPDPTVAALEKELFEAFNSLGIGVMGLGGKTTVLGVNAELGYCHTASLPVAINVQCWAGRKATARIYRDGRVEHLTYKR
- a CDS encoding FumA C-terminus/TtdB family hydratase beta subunit encodes the protein MDKILNLPLDEKTVRELKVGETVYLNGIFFTARDEAHMHALEYAKEGRKIPYDFKGAAIYHCGPIMAKEGDKWRAVAAGPTTSTRMNSLEPEFIEKFKVSAIIGKGGMSKPTVDAMQKFGCVYLAITGGAAVLAAKGIKEVLGVEWYELGMPEALWVLVGEKFGPLTVAIDAHGNSLYADVEKEVEKNIPKAKEILKI